In the Flavobacterium sp. J372 genome, one interval contains:
- a CDS encoding DegT/DnrJ/EryC1/StrS aminotransferase family protein gives MNKIQMVDLKGQYESIKETVNNSIQEVLDTTTYINGPQVHSFQKNLEDYLDCKHVIPCANGTDALQIAMMGLGLQPGDEVITADFTFAATVEVIALLQLTPVLVDVEPDTFNISIEAIKKAITPKTKAIVPVHLFGQAADMEEIMALAKEHNLYVIEDNAQAIGANYKYADGSKKKAGVIGHVASTSFFPSKNLGCYGDGGAIFTNDDALAHTLRGIVNHGMYVRYHHDVVGVNSRLDSIQAAVLNAKLPHLDNYNKARQEAAAKYTNALSNHPNIVTPFVKGDTDSHVFHQYTLRIVNANRDGLMQHLLEKGIPCAIYYPIPLHSQKAYADSRYNESDFPVTNQLVKEVISLPMHTELDDEQIAFITGSILEFLK, from the coding sequence ATGAACAAAATACAGATGGTTGACCTTAAGGGCCAATATGAGAGCATAAAAGAAACAGTAAATAACTCCATCCAGGAAGTGCTGGATACCACAACATATATTAACGGGCCGCAGGTTCATTCTTTTCAAAAAAACCTTGAAGACTATCTTGATTGCAAGCATGTGATTCCGTGTGCTAACGGGACTGATGCATTGCAGATTGCCATGATGGGCCTTGGCCTTCAGCCCGGTGATGAGGTTATTACCGCCGACTTCACTTTTGCCGCTACTGTTGAAGTGATCGCTTTGTTACAGCTTACCCCAGTTTTGGTTGATGTTGAGCCGGATACTTTCAATATTTCGATAGAAGCCATTAAAAAAGCCATCACCCCAAAAACAAAAGCTATCGTTCCGGTACACCTTTTCGGGCAGGCCGCCGATATGGAAGAGATCATGGCGCTGGCAAAGGAGCACAACCTCTATGTAATTGAAGATAATGCACAGGCTATTGGCGCTAATTATAAATATGCTGACGGCTCTAAAAAGAAAGCCGGTGTAATAGGCCATGTGGCTTCTACATCATTTTTCCCATCAAAAAACCTGGGATGCTATGGCGATGGCGGTGCAATCTTCACTAATGATGATGCACTGGCACACACCCTCCGCGGCATTGTAAACCACGGCATGTATGTGCGTTACCACCATGACGTTGTAGGCGTAAACTCAAGGCTGGATAGTATTCAGGCGGCGGTGCTTAATGCTAAGCTACCCCACCTTGACAATTACAATAAAGCCAGGCAGGAAGCAGCAGCAAAATATACTAATGCACTGAGTAATCATCCTAACATTGTTACGCCGTTTGTTAAAGGCGACACTGACAGCCATGTATTCCATCAGTATACTCTTAGGATTGTGAACGCTAATCGTGACGGGCTTATGCAGCACCTGCTTGAGAAAGGTATACCTTGTGCTATTTACTACCCTATACCGCTGCACAGCCAGAAGGCCTACGCCGACAGCAGGTACAATGAGAGTGACTTCCCGGTTACAAACCAACTGGTAAAAGAAGTTATTTCCCTGCCAATGCATACCGAACTTGATGATGAACAGATAGCTTTCATCACCGGCAGTATACTGGAATTCCTGAAATAA
- the galE gene encoding UDP-glucose 4-epimerase GalE — MKILITGGLGFIGSHTAVELQKEGFDVVIIDDLSNSSEKVLEGITAITGKKPIFEKMDLRDKKSVEDFFGKHNDITGVIHFAASKAVGESVENPLLYYENNISALVYLLQQLQKKEKAQFIFSSSCTVYGQAEKMPITEDAPVQQAMSPYGNTKQIGEEIISDVAKVSGINAILLRYFNPVGAHESVEIGELPLGVPQNLIPFITQTAIGLREQLSVFGDDYPTPDGTAIRDYIHVVDLAKAHVTALKRLIDSKNTDKVEVFNLGTGKGNSVLEVVKAFEKVSGKPLNYKIVGRREGDITEAYADTTKANDVLGWKAELTLEDALASAWKWEQKIRS, encoded by the coding sequence ATGAAAATTTTAATTACAGGAGGCCTCGGCTTTATAGGGTCGCACACAGCGGTAGAGCTACAAAAAGAAGGATTTGATGTTGTTATCATTGATGACCTTTCGAACTCATCGGAAAAAGTACTTGAGGGCATTACGGCTATTACAGGTAAAAAACCGATTTTTGAGAAGATGGACCTTCGGGACAAAAAATCTGTTGAAGATTTTTTTGGAAAACACAATGACATTACCGGCGTTATCCATTTTGCGGCATCTAAAGCGGTAGGTGAAAGTGTTGAGAATCCGCTCCTGTATTATGAAAATAACATAAGCGCATTAGTCTACCTTTTGCAGCAATTGCAGAAGAAAGAAAAAGCGCAATTCATTTTCAGTTCTTCATGCACGGTTTACGGCCAGGCGGAAAAAATGCCTATAACTGAAGATGCCCCTGTGCAGCAGGCTATGTCTCCATACGGTAATACTAAACAGATTGGTGAAGAAATAATAAGTGATGTTGCAAAAGTTAGCGGCATCAATGCCATATTGCTGCGGTACTTCAATCCGGTTGGGGCTCACGAGTCAGTTGAAATCGGAGAACTGCCACTTGGAGTTCCACAAAATCTTATCCCTTTCATTACACAAACAGCTATCGGGCTGCGTGAACAACTTTCTGTTTTTGGCGATGACTACCCTACCCCTGACGGAACTGCAATACGCGACTACATTCATGTGGTTGACCTTGCGAAAGCCCACGTTACAGCCCTAAAGAGGTTGATAGACAGTAAAAATACCGATAAGGTAGAAGTATTCAACTTGGGTACAGGCAAAGGAAATTCTGTGCTTGAAGTGGTAAAAGCTTTTGAAAAAGTAAGCGGAAAACCTTTGAACTACAAAATCGTTGGTCGCCGCGAAGGTGACATAACTGAAGCATACGCCGACACTACAAAAGCAAATGACGTTTTAGGCTGGAAGGCAGAATTAACGCTAGAAGATGCGCTTGCCTCGGCTTGGAAATGGGAACAAAAAATAAGAAGCTAA
- the fabD gene encoding ACP S-malonyltransferase, producing the protein MKAYVFPGQGAQFTGMGKDLYDSSATAKELFEKANDILGFRITDIMFDGTADQLKETKVTQPAVFLHSVILALTMGDSFKPDMVAGHSLGEFSALVAAGALSFEDGLKLVSQRALAMQKACEITPSTMAAVLGLEDKVVEDVCEGVEGIVVAANYNCPGQLVISGETTAVELACEALKAAGAKRALILPVGGAFHSPMMEPAREELAAAIEQTTFKNPVCPVYQNVLATAVSDADEIKKNLIIQLTAPVKWTQSVQNMVADGATEFIEVGPGNVLQGLVKKIVKEAQTSAAAI; encoded by the coding sequence ATGAAAGCATATGTATTCCCAGGGCAGGGCGCCCAGTTTACAGGAATGGGCAAAGATCTTTATGATTCATCTGCCACAGCAAAAGAACTTTTTGAAAAAGCTAACGATATATTAGGGTTCCGCATTACAGATATAATGTTTGACGGTACAGCCGACCAGCTAAAGGAAACAAAAGTTACACAACCTGCAGTATTCCTGCATTCGGTTATCCTGGCTCTTACTATGGGCGACAGCTTTAAACCTGATATGGTAGCAGGGCATTCACTGGGCGAATTTTCTGCACTTGTTGCCGCGGGTGCACTAAGCTTTGAAGATGGTCTTAAGCTGGTAAGCCAGCGTGCGCTTGCAATGCAAAAGGCTTGCGAAATAACACCGTCTACTATGGCTGCAGTACTGGGCCTTGAAGATAAGGTTGTTGAAGATGTGTGTGAAGGCGTTGAAGGCATTGTTGTTGCCGCAAACTATAACTGCCCCGGCCAGTTGGTAATTTCAGGCGAGACAACAGCTGTTGAGCTGGCCTGCGAAGCGTTGAAAGCGGCAGGAGCAAAAAGAGCGCTTATACTTCCGGTAGGCGGGGCATTCCACTCACCCATGATGGAGCCTGCCCGTGAAGAGCTTGCTGCAGCCATTGAGCAAACTACTTTTAAAAACCCTGTTTGCCCGGTGTACCAGAATGTGCTGGCAACAGCTGTAAGCGATGCAGATGAAATTAAGAAGAATCTTATCATACAGCTTACAGCGCCGGTAAAATGGACACAAAGCGTGCAAAACATGGTTGCTGACGGCGCTACAGAATTTATTGAAGTTGGCCCGGGTAATGTACTGCAGGGGCTTGTGAAGAAAATTGTTAAAGAAGCGCAGACTTCTGCGGCGGCGATATAA
- a CDS encoding GH3 auxin-responsive promoter family protein, producing MALAIINSIASWILKKRIHQIELFLKYPHEVQEELLLSLLRTAENTVQGRKYDYPSIRSYVSFAERVPVSTYEDLEPMIEQTRKGEQNVFWPTQIKWFAKSSGTTNAKSKFIPVSYEALEDCHYKAGKDLLCLYLNNNEDSQLFTGKSLRLGGSKQLYEDNNTFFGDLSAILIDNMPIWAEFSSTPSNKVSLMSEWEAKIPAIIKETMTENVTSFAGVPSWMLVLLNKILEETGKCDLTEIWPNVEVYFHGGVSFEPYRQQYKKILPKADFKYYEIYNASEGFFAIQDINGSDELLLMLDYGIFYEFIPMDTFGTPDQKVIRLADVELNKNYAIVITTNAGLWRYMIGDTVRFTSINPYRIKITGRTKHHINVFGEELMVENTDKALAKACAIHNCEIKDYTVAPVFMEGREKGAHEWIVEFVTPPASAEAFRQSLDEALQEVNSDYEAKRYNNMTLNPLVLNVARPGLFYDWLKAEDKLGGQHKIPRLSNERNYLEQLKKMQANSLSADLA from the coding sequence ATGGCGTTGGCAATCATCAATTCGATAGCTTCATGGATTCTCAAAAAACGTATCCACCAGATAGAATTGTTTTTGAAATATCCTCATGAGGTGCAGGAAGAATTGCTGCTGAGCCTGTTGCGCACTGCTGAAAATACAGTACAGGGGCGCAAGTACGATTATCCTTCAATTCGCAGTTATGTTTCATTTGCAGAGCGGGTGCCGGTTTCAACTTACGAAGATCTCGAGCCTATGATTGAACAGACCCGCAAGGGTGAGCAAAATGTTTTCTGGCCTACGCAGATTAAATGGTTTGCCAAATCAAGCGGTACTACCAATGCCAAAAGCAAGTTTATACCCGTAAGTTACGAAGCGCTTGAAGATTGCCACTATAAAGCAGGTAAAGACCTTTTGTGCCTGTACCTTAACAATAATGAAGACAGCCAGCTTTTTACGGGTAAGAGCCTGAGGCTTGGTGGAAGCAAGCAGCTGTATGAAGACAATAATACCTTCTTCGGAGACCTTTCGGCAATACTGATTGACAATATGCCTATTTGGGCTGAATTCAGCAGTACGCCGAGCAATAAGGTGTCATTAATGAGTGAGTGGGAAGCTAAGATACCTGCTATCATTAAGGAGACAATGACCGAGAATGTTACCAGTTTTGCAGGTGTACCTTCATGGATGCTGGTGCTGCTGAACAAAATACTGGAAGAAACAGGCAAGTGTGACCTTACCGAAATATGGCCAAATGTTGAGGTGTATTTTCATGGGGGCGTAAGTTTTGAGCCTTATAGGCAGCAATACAAAAAGATATTGCCCAAAGCTGACTTTAAGTACTATGAAATTTACAACGCATCGGAAGGTTTCTTTGCTATACAGGATATCAATGGCAGCGATGAACTGTTGCTGATGCTGGATTACGGCATTTTCTACGAGTTTATCCCTATGGATACATTTGGTACACCAGACCAAAAAGTTATACGCCTTGCCGATGTGGAACTAAATAAAAATTACGCTATTGTTATTACTACCAATGCAGGTCTGTGGCGCTACATGATTGGTGATACGGTAAGGTTTACATCCATCAATCCATACCGCATTAAAATTACGGGAAGGACCAAGCACCATATAAATGTTTTTGGTGAAGAGTTGATGGTGGAAAATACCGATAAAGCTTTGGCAAAGGCATGTGCCATCCATAATTGCGAAATTAAAGATTATACTGTGGCTCCTGTTTTTATGGAAGGGCGTGAAAAGGGAGCACACGAGTGGATTGTTGAGTTTGTAACACCTCCCGCCAGCGCGGAAGCATTCAGGCAGTCGCTTGACGAGGCATTGCAGGAAGTAAATTCTGATTATGAAGCCAAACGCTACAACAACATGACGTTGAATCCGCTGGTATTGAATGTTGCGCGGCCCGGCCTTTTTTATGACTGGCTCAAGGCTGAAGATAAACTTGGTGGCCAGCACAAAATACCTCGCCTCAGCAATGAACGCAACTATCTTGAACAACTCAAGAAAATGCAGGCAAACAGCTTATCAGCCGACCTGGCATAA
- a CDS encoding DUF2797 domain-containing protein, translated as MQYEGVLTKMQTELGTPIQYYIVFESSFINVNQLLGKEMEIAFMGYQCLHCSKKKKIYRQGYCYDCFYVIPAAGDWIMRPELSKAHLDIADRDLEYEKKAQLQPHIVYLASASDMKVGVTRKTQVPTRWIDQGASQAIPLVEVPNRYLAGVTEVALKNHFSDKINWKKMLLNEVSPIDLFERRKFVQPLIPEEVAAFYEQTEEKLYNLNYPVLEYPKKITSLNIVTTPVYNGKLTGIKGQYLIFEDGTVFNVRSFEGFGVRISV; from the coding sequence ATGCAATACGAGGGGGTTTTAACAAAAATGCAGACAGAATTGGGAACTCCCATACAGTACTACATTGTTTTTGAAAGCAGTTTCATCAACGTTAACCAATTACTGGGCAAAGAGATGGAAATTGCATTTATGGGATACCAGTGCCTGCATTGCAGCAAAAAAAAGAAAATTTACCGACAGGGCTATTGCTATGACTGTTTCTATGTTATACCGGCAGCGGGTGACTGGATTATGCGCCCAGAGCTTAGCAAGGCACACCTTGATATTGCCGACCGTGACCTGGAATATGAAAAGAAAGCACAGCTGCAGCCACATATTGTGTACCTGGCTTCGGCAAGCGACATGAAAGTTGGCGTAACCCGTAAAACACAAGTGCCGACAAGATGGATAGACCAGGGCGCCAGCCAGGCGATACCTCTGGTTGAAGTACCTAACCGCTACCTTGCAGGCGTTACGGAGGTTGCGCTGAAAAACCACTTTTCCGACAAGATAAACTGGAAAAAAATGCTGCTGAATGAGGTGTCGCCTATTGACCTTTTCGAGCGCCGGAAATTCGTGCAGCCGCTTATACCGGAAGAAGTTGCTGCATTTTATGAGCAAACTGAGGAAAAGCTATACAACCTTAACTATCCCGTGCTGGAATATCCTAAAAAAATTACAAGCCTTAATATTGTAACTACTCCGGTTTATAATGGAAAGCTCACTGGCATCAAGGGCCAATATCTGATTTTTGAAGACGGCACCGTATTCAATGTGAGGTCATTTGAAGGTTTTGGCGTAAGGATAAGCGTATAA
- the sppA gene encoding signal peptide peptidase SppA, whose protein sequence is MQFLKNVLSTIVGLFLFCFLFFIFIVLIGVAVGSSGSEDVVAVKDNSVIELNIAEVTNDYGGKFSYPEFSFLDDEPKDGLIDILDAIDAAKTDSKIKGISITNSTAALGMAQMKALRDKLEEFKKSGKFVVAYSDSYSQADYYLNSVADTLYLNPIGEVDFKGLSSEVMFFKDFQEKSGIKMEVIRHGKYKSAVEPFLSNEMSPENREQLTTLLNSIWTSVSTDISKSRNIPLDQVNNIATNLSARTADMAKSVKLVDKLGYEDEYRNGIRKALKVKKDEDYNTIEILDYVKSGSVAAAKSSLGDRIAVIYAQGEITGGEGDINVIGEGAMRESLKKAREDKNVKAIVLRVDSPGGSAMTSELIWREIELTKKKKPVVVSMGNLAASGGYYISCNADRIFAEASTITGSIGVFGVLPNLTQLSNKVGIHTEEVSTHANASGYSVFSPLKDNTRAYVQESVENIYKTFVSRVMAGRKMTFEQVDAIGQGRVWAGSDALKIGLVDEIGGLDAAIKHAAKLGKTTKYSTKAYPQFERDLSKYFSNLSGLPFAKTKEEFIKEEVGAENYRVIERIRRTTQRRGAQLILPYEINIK, encoded by the coding sequence ATGCAGTTTTTAAAGAATGTACTTTCAACAATAGTAGGGCTGTTCCTGTTTTGTTTCCTGTTCTTCATTTTCATCGTGCTGATAGGTGTTGCCGTGGGCAGCAGCGGAAGTGAAGATGTTGTTGCCGTAAAAGATAATTCTGTGATTGAGCTGAACATTGCCGAAGTAACCAATGATTACGGCGGTAAATTTTCTTATCCTGAATTCAGTTTTCTTGACGATGAGCCGAAAGACGGCTTAATCGATATATTAGATGCTATAGATGCTGCCAAAACCGACAGTAAGATAAAAGGCATATCTATCACTAACAGCACCGCTGCTCTTGGCATGGCCCAAATGAAAGCGCTTCGTGACAAGCTTGAAGAATTTAAGAAATCAGGCAAGTTTGTTGTAGCCTATTCCGACTCTTACTCACAGGCAGATTACTACCTCAACTCGGTTGCCGATACGCTTTACCTGAACCCTATTGGTGAAGTCGATTTTAAAGGCCTTTCAAGCGAAGTGATGTTCTTTAAAGACTTCCAGGAAAAATCAGGCATTAAAATGGAAGTGATACGCCACGGCAAGTACAAAAGTGCCGTTGAGCCTTTCCTGAGCAACGAAATGAGCCCTGAAAACAGGGAGCAGCTTACAACGCTGCTCAATTCCATTTGGACATCGGTTTCTACAGACATCTCAAAAAGCCGTAACATACCGCTAGACCAGGTTAATAACATTGCCACCAACCTATCGGCCCGCACAGCTGATATGGCAAAATCGGTTAAACTTGTAGATAAGCTTGGCTATGAAGATGAATACCGCAATGGCATACGCAAAGCACTGAAAGTAAAGAAAGACGAGGACTATAATACAATTGAAATACTTGATTATGTAAAGTCTGGTTCAGTAGCCGCGGCAAAGAGCAGTCTTGGTGACCGTATTGCTGTAATATATGCTCAGGGTGAGATTACCGGCGGCGAAGGCGACATCAACGTTATTGGTGAGGGCGCCATGCGTGAATCGCTTAAAAAAGCACGTGAAGACAAAAATGTGAAAGCCATTGTACTGCGTGTGGATTCACCGGGCGGAAGCGCAATGACAAGCGAACTCATCTGGAGAGAGATAGAGCTTACTAAAAAGAAAAAGCCGGTTGTGGTATCAATGGGTAACCTGGCAGCTTCAGGCGGATACTATATATCATGCAACGCCGACAGGATATTTGCCGAGGCCAGCACCATCACAGGCTCTATTGGCGTATTTGGCGTATTGCCGAACCTTACGCAATTAAGCAACAAAGTAGGCATACACACAGAAGAGGTAAGCACACATGCCAATGCCTCAGGTTACAGCGTATTCTCGCCTCTTAAAGATAATACCCGTGCCTATGTTCAGGAAAGTGTTGAGAACATTTACAAAACCTTTGTGAGCCGGGTTATGGCGGGCCGCAAGATGACTTTTGAGCAGGTTGACGCCATAGGCCAGGGTCGTGTTTGGGCAGGATCAGACGCGCTTAAAATAGGTTTGGTAGACGAAATAGGCGGGCTTGATGCTGCTATAAAACACGCTGCCAAACTTGGTAAGACAACAAAATATTCTACCAAAGCATACCCACAGTTTGAGCGTGATCTCAGCAAATATTTTTCTAACCTAAGCGGGCTGCCTTTTGCAAAAACTAAGGAGGAGTTTATTAAAGAAGAAGTTGGCGCAGAGAACTATCGGGTGATTGAACGCATACGCCGTACTACACAACGCCGGGGCGCACAGCTTATACTGCCTTATGAAATAAACATTAAGTAA
- a CDS encoding AsmA family protein, which translates to MVKKILKWTGITLLVLIILLAVTPFLFKDKIKSMIAKAINEQVDATVAFEDVSLSLFKSFPQANVTIDKLSIINKAPFAGDTLVYMGEMNLKMSVKELFKGESEPMNLESFTTKNGVVNILFNKDGLGNFDIALKDQPEEPGSGESKPFALNVQNYAVENLRFKYYDERSKMKVVIDSLNHEGKGNFAASKLDLDTHTTAKLTMDMDKTNYMRNVVLKLDAVLGLDLDKGIYTFKDNKAMINQLPLEFNGSLGLLEAGQQFDLTFKTPTSSFKNFLGLIPEAYSGSIANVKTEGDFTINGKVNGMMTETTVPKFNIAIASNNASFKYPDLPKSINNIVIDTKIINESGVMNDTYVNLDKLSFRIDQDVFDASANIKNVVENPLVDAKLKGTINLNNFAKAYPVKLDVPLSGMLKADVETKFDMQAVEKEQYEKIDNRGSMSLSGFTYSGEGMAKPVVINNASVRFNPSRVTLEQFNAKTGSSDIALTGTLDNFYGFIFKDQVLKGNFNMNANQLIVADFMAPETAKTTTKTGDGEKKTTTVKKSDAVKIPAFLDCTITAKANTVVYDNLNLKDVSGRMIIRDEAVKLENLKTSIFGGLISASGNVSTKGKTPTFSMDLSLNKVDINQSFTQLDMLKSIAPIADVINGKLTSTINVAGNLDAKEMTPDLNSLTGNLLGQLLSTTVNEKNSKLLNSLDSHLKFIDLSKLNLNDLKAALTFKDGKVNIAPFNLKYQDIAIKVGGQHGFDQSMNYNINFDVPAKYLGSDVNKLLNSLSPGEASKISVPVNAILTGTFKNPKISTDVSQTVTNLTTQLVKQQKDKYVKQGASALENLIKGNKSGSNNQSQTTDTTKTAIPKTNQEAKKQAEEALKNTVNKSVRDLFKKKEKKEE; encoded by the coding sequence ATGGTTAAGAAGATTTTGAAATGGACCGGCATCACCCTGCTGGTCCTGATTATACTCCTGGCTGTAACGCCTTTCCTATTCAAAGACAAGATTAAAAGCATGATTGCCAAGGCTATCAACGAGCAGGTTGATGCCACTGTGGCATTTGAAGACGTCAGCCTCAGTTTGTTTAAGAGCTTTCCGCAGGCGAATGTTACCATTGATAAGCTAAGCATCATAAACAAAGCGCCGTTTGCCGGAGACACGTTGGTGTACATGGGCGAGATGAACCTTAAGATGTCGGTTAAGGAACTATTTAAGGGGGAGAGCGAACCGATGAACCTTGAATCATTTACTACCAAAAACGGTGTTGTAAACATCCTTTTCAATAAAGATGGCCTGGGCAATTTTGATATTGCACTGAAAGACCAGCCAGAAGAGCCGGGCAGCGGCGAGAGTAAGCCGTTTGCACTGAATGTACAGAATTATGCTGTAGAAAACCTCCGCTTTAAGTATTATGACGAGCGCAGCAAAATGAAAGTGGTTATTGACAGCCTTAATCATGAGGGCAAAGGTAATTTCGCTGCAAGCAAGCTTGATCTTGATACCCATACCACAGCAAAGCTGACCATGGATATGGACAAGACCAACTATATGCGCAACGTAGTGCTGAAGCTGGATGCTGTGCTTGGCCTTGACCTTGACAAAGGCATCTATACTTTCAAAGACAATAAGGCAATGATTAACCAGTTGCCTTTAGAATTCAACGGGAGCCTTGGGCTTCTGGAAGCAGGCCAGCAGTTTGACCTCACATTTAAAACCCCTACCTCATCATTCAAGAACTTTCTGGGCCTAATCCCTGAAGCCTACTCGGGCAGTATTGCCAATGTGAAGACAGAGGGTGATTTTACCATCAACGGCAAAGTGAACGGCATGATGACTGAAACTACTGTGCCGAAGTTTAATATCGCCATAGCTTCCAATAACGCGTCATTTAAATATCCGGATCTACCCAAGTCAATTAACAACATCGTCATTGATACTAAAATCATCAATGAAAGCGGTGTGATGAATGACACGTATGTGAATTTAGACAAGCTTTCATTCCGGATAGACCAGGATGTTTTTGATGCCAGCGCCAATATTAAAAATGTGGTAGAGAATCCGCTGGTTGATGCTAAACTTAAAGGCACCATCAACCTGAATAATTTTGCGAAAGCGTATCCGGTGAAGCTTGATGTGCCGCTATCAGGCATGCTAAAGGCCGATGTAGAAACGAAATTTGACATGCAGGCTGTTGAAAAAGAGCAGTATGAGAAAATCGACAACCGCGGCAGCATGAGCCTATCAGGGTTTACGTATTCTGGCGAAGGCATGGCGAAGCCGGTTGTTATCAATAACGCTTCGGTACGTTTTAACCCGAGCCGTGTAACGCTTGAGCAATTTAATGCCAAAACCGGCTCGAGCGACATTGCTTTAACGGGCACGCTTGATAATTTTTATGGCTTTATCTTTAAAGACCAGGTGCTGAAGGGCAACTTCAACATGAATGCCAACCAGCTTATCGTAGCGGACTTTATGGCGCCTGAAACAGCCAAAACCACAACTAAAACCGGTGACGGCGAAAAGAAAACCACAACAGTAAAAAAATCTGACGCTGTGAAAATACCGGCGTTTCTTGACTGTACTATCACTGCAAAAGCCAATACTGTGGTTTATGACAACCTGAACCTGAAGGATGTTTCGGGCAGGATGATCATCAGGGACGAAGCCGTGAAGCTGGAGAACCTGAAGACATCAATTTTTGGCGGGCTTATTTCAGCAAGCGGTAATGTTTCAACGAAAGGTAAAACTCCTACATTCAGTATGGACCTATCACTGAATAAAGTTGACATCAACCAGTCGTTCACGCAGCTCGACATGCTTAAGTCTATAGCCCCTATTGCTGATGTAATTAACGGCAAACTCACATCAACTATCAACGTTGCGGGTAACCTCGACGCAAAAGAAATGACACCTGACCTGAATTCGCTTACGGGTAATTTATTGGGGCAGCTGCTGTCTACAACCGTTAACGAGAAAAATTCTAAACTCTTAAATTCACTTGACTCACACCTGAAATTCATCGACCTGAGCAAACTCAATCTTAATGACCTGAAAGCTGCCCTGACTTTTAAAGATGGTAAAGTGAATATTGCACCATTCAATTTAAAATATCAGGATATAGCAATTAAAGTTGGCGGGCAGCACGGCTTCGACCAGTCTATGAATTATAATATCAACTTTGATGTGCCTGCTAAGTATCTCGGTTCAGATGTTAACAAACTCTTAAATAGTTTATCCCCGGGTGAGGCAAGTAAGATATCTGTTCCTGTAAATGCAATCCTGACCGGTACGTTCAAAAATCCGAAAATCAGTACTGATGTTTCACAAACTGTTACCAACCTTACCACCCAACTGGTAAAACAGCAAAAAGATAAATATGTAAAACAAGGCGCATCAGCCCTGGAGAACCTCATCAAAGGAAATAAAAGCGGCAGTAACAATCAGTCACAAACCACCGACACTACTAAAACCGCTATTCCGAAAACAAATCAGGAGGCTAAAAAACAAGCTGAAGAAGCCCTGAAGAATACTGTAAATAAGTCTGTACGGGATCTTTTTAAGAAAAAGGAGAAAAAAGAAGAATAA